From Gloeocapsopsis sp. IPPAS B-1203, a single genomic window includes:
- a CDS encoding AarF/ABC1/UbiB kinase family protein, with amino-acid sequence MGQYQAQNNRRYDPEAIARYYRYRPWLVFWRACTIIWYFVGFILSLYWDKWQNREEQNKFKRATQLRQILTHLGPTFIKVGQALSTRPDLIRKDFLEELVKLQDQLPPFDNAIAFRTIETELNRSVQDVYSEISPHPVAAASLGQVYRARLHSGEEVAVKVQRPNLRPVLTLDLYLMRWTAGWISSWLPLNLGHDLKMIVDEFGTKLFEEIDYLNEARNAEKFATNFRNDLRVKVPAIYWRFTATRVLTLEWIHGFKLTDTQSIREAGLDTDTLIEIGVTAGLQQLLEHGFFHADPHPGNLFAMPDGRMAYIDFGMMDQLNELTKETLVDAIVHLVNKDYTELAADFVKLGFLTPDTNICPIVPALEAVLGEAIGQSVGDFNFKSVTDSFSELMYDYPFRVPAQFALIIRSLVTQEGIALSLNPNFKIVEVSYPYVARRLLTGETPQLRRRLLNVLFKNGKFQWERLENLIAIAQADKRFDLLPTAQLGIQYLLSEEGKFLRQQFLLALTEDDRLHTAEVQRIWNLVKGELQPNRILNVALDAITEISKERTAAILPVVNAFAVFPKQK; translated from the coding sequence GTGGGTCAGTATCAAGCTCAAAATAACCGCCGCTACGATCCAGAAGCGATCGCACGTTACTATCGTTACCGCCCTTGGTTAGTATTTTGGCGGGCTTGTACTATCATCTGGTATTTTGTAGGATTTATCCTTAGTCTTTATTGGGATAAGTGGCAAAACAGAGAAGAACAAAACAAGTTTAAACGAGCAACACAGTTACGACAAATTCTGACTCACCTAGGACCTACATTTATTAAAGTTGGTCAAGCACTCTCAACAAGACCAGATCTGATTCGCAAAGATTTTCTCGAAGAACTAGTTAAACTGCAAGATCAGCTACCGCCATTTGATAATGCGATCGCTTTTCGCACCATTGAAACTGAATTAAATCGCTCAGTCCAAGACGTATACAGTGAAATTTCACCACATCCTGTTGCAGCAGCGAGTCTTGGTCAAGTGTATCGCGCGCGGTTGCACAGTGGAGAAGAAGTCGCAGTCAAAGTACAACGTCCCAACTTACGCCCTGTTCTGACGCTAGATCTCTACTTAATGCGATGGACGGCTGGTTGGATATCTTCTTGGCTACCGCTAAATCTCGGTCACGATCTCAAAATGATTGTAGACGAGTTCGGCACGAAGTTATTTGAAGAAATTGACTATCTCAACGAAGCACGTAACGCTGAAAAATTTGCTACTAATTTCCGTAACGATCTCCGAGTTAAAGTACCAGCCATCTACTGGCGGTTTACTGCTACTCGTGTCTTAACACTTGAATGGATTCATGGCTTCAAACTAACAGATACCCAAAGTATCCGCGAAGCAGGTTTGGATACAGACACATTAATCGAAATCGGTGTCACTGCGGGTTTACAGCAACTATTAGAACACGGTTTCTTTCATGCTGATCCGCACCCAGGAAACTTGTTTGCAATGCCTGATGGTCGCATGGCATACATCGACTTTGGTATGATGGATCAGCTTAACGAGCTGACAAAAGAAACTTTAGTCGATGCGATCGTGCATCTCGTTAATAAAGACTATACCGAGTTAGCTGCTGATTTTGTCAAACTGGGATTTTTAACTCCAGATACGAATATTTGTCCTATTGTCCCAGCGTTAGAAGCAGTACTTGGCGAAGCAATCGGTCAAAGTGTAGGAGACTTCAACTTCAAATCGGTCACTGATTCATTTTCGGAGTTGATGTATGATTATCCCTTCCGCGTTCCAGCACAATTTGCCTTAATTATTCGTTCTTTGGTGACACAAGAAGGTATTGCGCTAAGTTTAAATCCGAATTTCAAGATCGTTGAAGTATCCTATCCTTACGTCGCACGGCGTCTACTGACAGGAGAAACACCCCAGCTAAGACGACGGTTACTTAACGTATTGTTCAAAAATGGTAAGTTTCAGTGGGAACGCTTAGAAAATTTAATTGCGATCGCCCAAGCTGACAAAAGATTTGATTTATTACCAACCGCACAATTGGGTATACAATACCTTTTATCAGAGGAAGGCAAGTTTCTGCGGCAGCAATTTTTGTTAGCTTTGACTGAAGATGACCGTTTGCATACAGCAGAAGTTCAGCGGATTTGGAATTTAGTCAAAGGTGAGTTGCAGCCAAATCGTATCTTAAATGTTGCGTTAGATGCAATAACAGAGATCTCAAAAGAAAGGACAGCAGCAATCTTACCTGTAGTCAATGCTTTCGCAGTTTTTCCTAAGCAAAAATAA
- the yqeK gene encoding bis(5'-nucleosyl)-tetraphosphatase (symmetrical) YqeK, producing MKSVERDRVLAWLENNVPQSRIQHILRVEQMAIELADCHRIDVEKVAKAALMHDLAKYFKPQKLLDMAQAEGLEIDPTSAANPHLLHADVGALVARDTFSVDDAEVLQAIANHTLGQPGMSSLSCIVFLADSLEPERGDTSELAELRKASYHNLDQAVWLTCDYSLKLLVDTHRLIHPRTVATRNWFLQKVKNSQRVADKTA from the coding sequence TTGAAAAGTGTTGAACGCGATCGCGTTTTAGCTTGGTTAGAAAACAACGTTCCTCAATCCCGTATCCAACATATTCTTAGAGTAGAACAGATGGCAATTGAGTTGGCAGATTGTCATCGAATTGACGTAGAAAAAGTCGCCAAAGCTGCGTTAATGCACGATCTCGCGAAGTACTTTAAACCGCAAAAGCTTTTGGACATGGCACAAGCTGAAGGATTAGAAATCGATCCTACTAGTGCAGCTAATCCTCACTTATTGCACGCTGATGTTGGGGCGCTGGTTGCTAGAGATACCTTTAGTGTAGACGATGCAGAAGTTTTACAAGCGATCGCCAATCATACTTTAGGTCAACCTGGCATGAGTTCACTTAGCTGTATCGTGTTTTTGGCAGACAGCTTAGAACCAGAACGCGGAGATACTTCAGAGTTAGCAGAATTAAGAAAAGCAAGTTATCACAACCTTGACCAAGCTGTGTGGTTAACTTGCGACTACTCATTGAAATTATTAGTTGATACGCATCGTCTCATTCATCCTCGAACAGTTGCTACGCGTAACTGGTTTTTGCAAAAAGTAAAAAATTCGCAGCGAGTAGCTGATAAAACTGCATGA
- the rsfS gene encoding ribosome silencing factor has translation MTEYSPINSQSQSVSRASSAVKSGQAEVDNSGKGLALTAAQAASERKAGDIVVLRVTDVSYMADYFVIATGYSHVQVRAIASAIADKVEQEWQRQPIRTEGKADASWVLQDYGDVIVHIMMAKEREFYNLEAFWGHAEQIEFSTADGA, from the coding sequence ATGACTGAATATTCGCCAATAAATTCACAATCACAGTCTGTATCCAGAGCATCGAGTGCAGTTAAATCAGGACAAGCCGAGGTAGATAATAGTGGTAAAGGATTAGCCCTTACTGCTGCTCAAGCAGCTTCAGAGCGTAAAGCAGGAGACATTGTCGTGCTGCGGGTTACAGACGTATCATATATGGCAGACTATTTTGTCATCGCCACTGGATACTCACACGTTCAAGTCCGCGCGATCGCTTCTGCAATTGCAGACAAAGTGGAACAAGAGTGGCAACGTCAACCAATACGCACTGAGGGAAAAGCAGATGCAAGTTGGGTGTTACAAGACTATGGTGATGTCATAGTTCATATCATGATGGCTAAAGAGCGTGAATTTTACAATTTAGAAGCTTTTTGGGGTCATGCGGAACAAATCGAGTTTTCCACTGCTGATGGGGCTTAG
- a CDS encoding GTP-binding protein gives MVRTSQQESHLNRAKASLRQALSWYSHLRKSGGRSPASWELSGLVKPEIEVLNSALSKIDSNVIRIAAFGLVSRGKSAVLNALIGEKVLQTGPLHGVTQYPRSVRWTPSEKGKVQIELIDTPGLDEIEGQIRAQMARDVARQADLILFVVAGDITRTEYQALCELRRTQKPLILVFNKIDLYPDTDREAIYKNLQQLATQGREVISPDEIVMVAAEPSPMEVRVEWADGKVTDELETHSPQITELQQAILRILNREGRSLLALNALIQARQATAEIAHKSVELRQKEAEDLIWQFTRYKALAVALNPVAFLDLLGGVVADLALIRSLAKVYGLPMTGYEAAKLLRTILLSSGGLLLAELGSGLFLGLGKSTAAVASSENPGNLTAYFGAAIAQGSIAGYGSYIVGQAAQVYLERGCTWGQLGTSTVIQEILEQVEPNTILYRLRQELSQHLN, from the coding sequence ATAGTGCGTACTAGTCAACAAGAGTCTCATTTAAACCGTGCCAAGGCAAGCTTACGACAAGCGCTATCGTGGTATTCACATCTGCGTAAGTCGGGAGGGCGATCGCCTGCAAGTTGGGAACTTTCAGGATTAGTTAAACCAGAAATTGAGGTGTTAAATTCGGCACTAAGTAAAATAGATTCCAATGTGATTCGGATTGCGGCGTTTGGTTTAGTCAGTCGTGGTAAGTCGGCAGTTTTAAATGCATTAATAGGAGAAAAAGTTCTCCAAACAGGACCATTGCATGGTGTCACTCAATATCCGCGTTCAGTACGGTGGACTCCGAGTGAAAAAGGTAAAGTTCAAATTGAGTTGATTGATACGCCAGGATTAGATGAAATAGAAGGACAAATACGCGCGCAAATGGCGCGGGATGTCGCACGCCAAGCTGATTTGATTTTGTTTGTTGTTGCAGGTGATATCACGCGGACTGAATATCAAGCATTATGTGAGTTGCGGCGAACGCAAAAACCTTTGATTTTAGTATTCAACAAAATTGATTTGTATCCTGACACTGATCGCGAAGCAATCTACAAAAATTTGCAGCAATTGGCAACACAGGGACGCGAAGTTATATCTCCTGATGAAATTGTCATGGTAGCCGCAGAACCATCACCGATGGAAGTCCGTGTAGAGTGGGCTGATGGCAAGGTAACAGATGAATTAGAAACGCACTCACCACAAATCACTGAACTTCAGCAAGCAATCTTAAGAATTCTCAATCGCGAAGGGCGATCGCTTTTAGCGTTAAATGCTTTGATCCAAGCCCGCCAAGCAACGGCGGAAATTGCCCATAAGTCTGTAGAATTGCGTCAGAAGGAAGCTGAAGATTTAATTTGGCAATTTACCAGATACAAAGCATTAGCAGTTGCACTTAATCCTGTGGCATTTTTAGATTTACTCGGTGGTGTTGTTGCTGACTTGGCACTCATTCGTTCTCTGGCAAAGGTTTATGGTTTACCGATGACAGGCTATGAAGCCGCAAAGCTATTACGCACTATTTTGCTAAGTTCTGGAGGTTTACTCTTAGCTGAACTTGGCAGTGGTTTATTTCTGGGTTTAGGTAAAAGTACTGCTGCTGTTGCTAGCAGTGAGAACCCTGGTAACTTAACTGCTTATTTTGGTGCGGCGATCGCCCAAGGTAGTATTGCGGGTTACGGTTCTTATATTGTCGGACAAGCTGCCCAAGTTTATTTAGAACGCGGCTGCACTTGGGGACAACTCGGAACTAGTACTGTTATTCAAGAAATACTAGAACAGGTAGAACCAAATACGATTCTTTATCGCCTGCGTCAAGAGTTGAGTCAACATTTAAATTGA
- a CDS encoding CGLD27 family protein has translation MDFSVSDCPVPAEQQPLNEYEALKASNFFSTCSSEWRKYLTKLAWVWALSWVIAGPVAAASFSPQKYIVQFMLCGAGLATIGVIFTVVRWYLGWSYVCDRLTSPTIFYEESGWYDGQTWTKPQEILTRDRLIVSYQVKPIIHRLQQTLGVIALILLLGELFWYFL, from the coding sequence ATGGATTTTTCAGTTTCTGATTGTCCTGTCCCTGCTGAACAACAGCCACTCAACGAATATGAGGCGCTAAAAGCATCAAACTTTTTTAGTACTTGTAGTTCAGAATGGCGCAAGTATCTCACCAAGTTAGCTTGGGTATGGGCATTATCTTGGGTCATTGCAGGACCAGTCGCCGCCGCAAGTTTTTCTCCCCAGAAGTATATTGTACAATTTATGCTTTGTGGAGCAGGGTTAGCAACTATTGGCGTCATTTTTACTGTTGTGCGTTGGTATTTAGGCTGGTCTTACGTATGCGATCGCCTGACAAGTCCAACGATTTTTTACGAAGAGTCTGGTTGGTATGACGGACAAACGTGGACAAAGCCACAAGAAATCCTGACGCGCGATCGTTTGATTGTGAGTTATCAAGTTAAACCAATTATTCACCGTTTACAGCAGACGCTAGGAGTCATAGCACTAATTCTATTGTTGGGTGAGTTGTTTTGGTATTTTTTGTAA
- a CDS encoding DUF433 domain-containing protein, whose amino-acid sequence MPVETLSRYVTSNSDILSGEPVILGTRTSVRAIVGLWHLGIMPEEILSHLPHLTLAQVFDALSFYLDHQAEINEYIEQNQVPNELVHPSTIAIYKSSSHTSPIK is encoded by the coding sequence ATGCCTGTCGAAACTCTCTCGCGCTACGTTACTAGTAACTCTGATATTTTAAGCGGAGAGCCAGTTATTCTAGGCACTCGCACATCTGTTCGTGCCATCGTTGGTTTGTGGCATCTAGGTATTATGCCAGAGGAAATTTTGAGCCATTTGCCTCATTTAACGCTAGCGCAAGTGTTTGATGCTTTGAGCTTCTATCTCGATCATCAGGCAGAGATTAATGAGTACATTGAGCAAAACCAAGTTCCTAATGAGCTAGTGCATCCATCGACGATCGCAATTTACAAATCTAGCTCCCATACTTCTCCGATCAAATGA
- a CDS encoding DUF697 domain-containing protein, whose product MAVQLRRPILMGGVGLSFSLWVLQSWHHSIVLGEYGILGAIAVGGTLWLWQQRTPKKQSLDNLPVTRETVEKAIAQVVSVIEQLTVETESDPIQLRQELAELNNELERQELRVVVTGGKSVGKSTLIQVLSDCVLGQKLSFNETPALFTIVDSDRQAETAALAQANTADLVLFVTNGDLTETEFQTLQQLIATNRQRTLLVSNKQDQHLAEERTVVLYALQQRMQTLLKAEDIVAIAAFPNQRKVRQHAADGAIQEWLEQPQPVIEQLGDRLATIATQERQQLIWATTQRQALTIKVKAKTLLNNVRRDRAIPVIEQYQWIAAAAAFANPVPALDLLATAAINAQLVTELGAIYQQKFSLQQAQTVAGTMGSLMVKLGLVELSTKAVSTVLKSNAITFVAGGAVQGVSAAYLTRLAGLSLVEYFQLQEVAIDSKGLNLEKLSQTLQKVFQQQQVTFLQGFVKQGVERLLPKQSQSQLAES is encoded by the coding sequence ATGGCTGTTCAGTTGCGGCGACCGATTTTAATGGGTGGTGTAGGTTTATCCTTCTCTTTGTGGGTATTGCAAAGTTGGCATCACTCTATTGTGCTAGGTGAGTACGGCATTTTAGGAGCGATCGCAGTGGGTGGAACTTTGTGGCTATGGCAGCAAAGAACTCCAAAAAAACAAAGTCTAGATAACTTACCTGTTACGCGAGAAACCGTAGAAAAAGCGATCGCACAAGTAGTAAGTGTAATTGAACAGTTGACTGTCGAAACTGAAAGCGATCCGATTCAACTGCGTCAAGAACTAGCCGAACTCAATAACGAGCTTGAACGACAAGAATTACGAGTAGTTGTGACTGGTGGCAAATCAGTCGGTAAATCAACTTTAATTCAAGTGTTGTCTGATTGCGTTCTTGGGCAGAAGCTAAGTTTTAATGAAACACCTGCTTTATTTACAATTGTCGATAGCGATCGCCAAGCTGAAACCGCTGCACTCGCACAAGCAAATACCGCAGATTTAGTATTATTTGTAACTAACGGCGATTTAACAGAAACTGAATTTCAGACGTTGCAGCAGTTAATCGCAACGAATCGGCAACGTACTTTGCTTGTATCTAATAAACAAGACCAACATTTAGCTGAAGAACGCACCGTTGTGTTATACGCATTACAACAGCGGATGCAAACACTGCTAAAAGCAGAAGATATCGTGGCGATTGCGGCATTTCCTAATCAAAGGAAGGTACGCCAACATGCAGCGGATGGTGCAATTCAAGAATGGCTAGAACAACCTCAACCTGTCATTGAACAACTGGGCGATCGCTTAGCAACTATTGCAACCCAAGAAAGACAACAACTGATTTGGGCAACAACACAACGCCAAGCTTTAACGATAAAAGTCAAAGCAAAAACATTACTCAATAACGTTAGACGCGATCGCGCTATCCCTGTTATCGAACAATATCAGTGGATTGCTGCTGCTGCTGCTTTTGCAAATCCAGTTCCTGCACTTGATTTACTGGCAACTGCGGCAATTAATGCCCAGTTAGTAACCGAATTAGGTGCAATCTATCAACAGAAATTCTCTCTTCAACAAGCCCAAACTGTCGCTGGAACTATGGGAAGTTTGATGGTAAAGCTGGGTTTAGTCGAACTTTCAACAAAAGCTGTAAGCACAGTGCTCAAAAGTAATGCTATAACTTTTGTTGCAGGAGGGGCTGTACAAGGCGTGAGTGCGGCGTATCTGACACGTTTAGCAGGTTTAAGTTTGGTTGAGTATTTCCAATTACAGGAAGTTGCAATTGATTCTAAAGGACTAAATTTAGAGAAGTTAAGCCAAACCTTACAAAAGGTATTTCAGCAACAGCAGGTGACTTTTCTACAAGGCTTTGTTAAGCAGGGTGTAGAACGTTTGTTACCAAAACAATCTCAATCGCAACTTGCTGAATCTTAG
- a CDS encoding GNAT family N-acetyltransferase, which produces MKITLCQDAFDNGRTPEQLKTSFENSYAACVAYANHRIVGTARVLSDGVCNAYIVDVWTLSAYRRLGIATAMMQNLLSRLKGQHVYLFTDDVPQLYAKLGFVEQPIGMGQLIGTWLVNEA; this is translated from the coding sequence ATGAAAATCACACTATGCCAAGATGCCTTTGACAATGGGCGCACTCCAGAACAGCTTAAAACCTCGTTTGAAAATAGCTACGCTGCCTGTGTTGCTTACGCTAACCATCGTATTGTTGGCACTGCCCGCGTCTTATCTGATGGTGTTTGCAATGCTTATATTGTTGATGTTTGGACACTTAGCGCATATCGTCGCCTAGGTATTGCAACAGCAATGATGCAGAATCTACTGAGTCGATTGAAGGGGCAACACGTCTATTTGTTTACAGATGATGTTCCCCAACTTTATGCGAAACTTGGTTTTGTAGAGCAACCTATTGGCATGGGACAACTCATTGGAACGTGGTTGGTGAATGAGGCATAA
- a CDS encoding helix-turn-helix domain-containing GNAT family N-acetyltransferase — translation MTKTNSAKYTEQIEAVRRFNRFYTQQIGVLHEGILKSSFSLTEARIIYELAHYEKLTATQIANKLDLDAGYLSRILREFKKRGLIDKQPSETDGRQTILCLTEQGQNSFTMLNACSHDEIGAILDKLSTAEQSRLIKAMQVIEELLGTRLEQKVPYILRLHQPGDLGWIVHRHGVLYAEEYGWNEQFEALVASIVAEFVQNYDSKRERCWIAERDDEIVGSVCLVTQSDEVAKLRLLFVEPKVRGLGIGTRLVNECVRFARQAGYSKVTLWTNNILLAARHIYEVVGFRLVHEEEHDSFGHHLIGEVWELDL, via the coding sequence ATGACGAAGACGAACTCCGCCAAATATACAGAACAGATAGAAGCTGTGCGTCGCTTTAATCGGTTCTATACTCAGCAAATTGGGGTGCTGCACGAGGGAATATTGAAAAGTTCCTTTTCATTAACTGAAGCACGGATCATCTACGAACTCGCACACTATGAAAAACTTACAGCAACCCAGATTGCCAACAAATTAGATTTAGACGCAGGCTACTTAAGTCGCATTTTGCGCGAGTTTAAAAAACGTGGACTAATTGACAAACAGCCTTCTGAAACTGATGGGCGGCAAACTATTTTATGCTTGACGGAGCAAGGACAAAACTCATTTACCATGCTCAATGCTTGTTCTCATGACGAGATTGGAGCGATCCTTGACAAGCTATCTACGGCAGAGCAGAGCCGCTTAATCAAGGCAATGCAAGTCATTGAGGAGTTGCTTGGTACTCGCTTAGAACAGAAGGTTCCTTATATTCTCCGTCTTCACCAACCTGGCGATTTGGGTTGGATTGTCCACCGTCATGGCGTGCTGTATGCTGAGGAATACGGTTGGAATGAGCAATTTGAGGCACTCGTTGCCAGTATTGTCGCCGAATTTGTTCAGAACTATGACTCGAAACGAGAGCGGTGCTGGATTGCCGAAAGAGATGATGAAATTGTTGGTTCAGTCTGTCTTGTGACACAATCAGATGAAGTTGCAAAATTGCGTTTATTGTTCGTTGAGCCAAAGGTACGCGGATTAGGTATTGGGACTCGACTAGTAAACGAATGCGTGCGGTTTGCTCGACAAGCTGGTTACAGTAAGGTCACGCTGTGGACAAACAATATATTGCTGGCTGCTCGACATATTTATGAAGTTGTTGGTTTTCGCTTAGTTCATGAAGAAGAACACGACAGCTTTGGTCATCATTTGATCGGAGAAGTATGGGAGCTAGATTTGTAA
- a CDS encoding SDR family oxidoreductase — protein sequence MIDLHDKVILVTGGSRGIGAATVLTLASSGAYVILHYSRAQASAQAIAQEIGGDRCYVVQADLAITNASRKLWQEAIAWRGQIDVLVNNAGIIQSAGIDDEMWGTIWQTTLQVNLIAVADLCREAIGHFRDRAGGIIINVASRAAFRGDAPDYMHYAASKGGVIALTRSIARGFAADNILAFAVAPGFVETEMADEFIQAYGEAFVTRDIPLGKIAPPQDVANVIAFLASGLAPHATGTTIDINGASYVR from the coding sequence ATGATTGATCTACACGACAAAGTTATTTTAGTTACAGGGGGATCGCGAGGAATTGGTGCAGCAACAGTGTTGACACTTGCTTCTTCTGGAGCTTATGTGATCCTACACTACAGCCGCGCGCAAGCATCTGCCCAAGCTATCGCTCAAGAAATCGGTGGCGATCGCTGTTATGTAGTACAAGCCGATTTAGCTATTACAAATGCGAGTCGTAAATTATGGCAAGAAGCGATCGCATGGCGAGGACAAATTGACGTCTTAGTCAATAATGCAGGTATTATCCAGTCAGCCGGCATTGATGATGAGATGTGGGGCACTATATGGCAGACAACTTTACAAGTTAATTTGATTGCGGTTGCTGATTTATGCCGCGAGGCTATTGGGCATTTTCGCGATCGCGCTGGTGGAATTATCATTAATGTTGCGAGTCGCGCTGCTTTTCGCGGTGATGCCCCAGACTATATGCACTATGCTGCCTCAAAAGGAGGTGTCATTGCTTTAACGCGTAGTATTGCGCGGGGGTTTGCTGCTGATAATATTCTTGCTTTTGCTGTGGCACCTGGTTTCGTTGAAACTGAGATGGCAGACGAATTTATTCAAGCATACGGTGAAGCATTTGTAACTCGTGATATTCCTTTGGGTAAAATTGCTCCACCTCAAGATGTTGCTAATGTTATTGCCTTTTTAGCCTCTGGGCTAGCTCCGCACGCTACAGGAACAACAATTGATATTAATGGCGCCTCTTATGTCCGCTAG
- the uppS gene encoding polyprenyl diphosphate synthase — protein MVIFISVLARLQYAYSKTYRLHYTGIAHIVEILDICHDFGINNVSAYVWSTENWGRPTDEVRALMIGIEKLDPRLADELDSRQVRILHSGSREGVSESVLNVIDDAVNLTKTHNHRILNLAFNYGGRAEIVEGVRKVVTQQPQPEEITETTFARCLYTAELPDLDLVIRAGGEQRLSNYFLWQSAYAQLYFTEAFWSTLSQQDIKGAIDYYNERLSR, from the coding sequence TTGGTAATTTTTATAAGCGTTCTAGCTAGGTTGCAATATGCTTATTCCAAAACATATCGGCTTCATTATACAGGCATTGCCCATATTGTTGAGATCCTCGATATCTGCCATGATTTTGGTATTAACAATGTCTCAGCGTATGTTTGGTCAACTGAGAATTGGGGAAGACCAACAGATGAAGTTCGGGCGTTAATGATCGGCATTGAGAAACTTGATCCTCGCTTAGCTGATGAACTAGACAGCCGACAAGTGCGGATTTTACATAGTGGCAGCCGTGAAGGAGTTTCTGAATCTGTACTCAATGTGATCGATGATGCCGTGAATCTAACGAAAACGCATAATCATAGAATCCTCAACCTTGCATTCAACTATGGTGGACGCGCCGAGATTGTTGAGGGAGTTCGCAAAGTGGTAACTCAACAGCCTCAACCAGAAGAAATTACAGAGACGACCTTTGCTAGATGTTTATACACAGCTGAACTTCCCGATCTAGATTTAGTAATTCGTGCTGGTGGAGAGCAACGACTGAGTAATTATTTTTTATGGCAAAGTGCGTATGCACAACTCTACTTCACTGAGGCTTTCTGGTCTACACTCTCGCAGCAAGATATTAAGGGTGCAATTGATTATTACAACGAAAGATTAAGCCGTTGA
- a CDS encoding asparaginase, whose amino-acid sequence MTRGKRTQAAELEVRLLREGIIESRHLVQAVVCDDRGRVLSVAGNAETATFIRSALKPFQALGVTTTGTLERYNLTDRDLAIICSSHKGTIEQVRQVFNILWRADIDPSVLQCPIPEGKHSSLQYNCSGKHAGMLAVCQQRRWSLNNYLQRTHPVQQLIFGKIAELLRMPADEFISAHDDCGAPTYLMQMGQIASLYAQLASGNNLDMERIVRAMTHHPKLVAGEGEFDTELMRLTQGELVSKAGAEGIQCIGRIGEGMGLAIKVMDGAKRAKYAVAIYLLQQMGWINPSVAETLAESFMTLGKYKRLEVVGELSML is encoded by the coding sequence ATGACAAGGGGAAAACGAACTCAAGCCGCAGAACTCGAAGTGAGGTTACTGCGCGAAGGTATTATCGAATCAAGACATTTAGTCCAGGCTGTCGTATGTGACGATCGAGGACGAGTTTTGTCTGTTGCTGGAAATGCAGAGACTGCGACATTTATCCGTTCTGCACTCAAGCCATTTCAAGCATTAGGTGTCACTACAACAGGGACACTTGAACGCTACAACCTAACGGATCGAGATTTAGCAATTATCTGTAGTTCACATAAAGGGACAATAGAACAAGTACGTCAAGTATTTAATATTCTCTGGCGTGCAGATATTGATCCTTCAGTTTTACAGTGCCCTATCCCTGAAGGTAAACACAGTTCATTGCAGTACAACTGTTCAGGAAAACACGCTGGTATGCTTGCTGTTTGTCAGCAACGGCGTTGGTCACTCAATAATTACTTACAGCGCACTCATCCTGTGCAGCAACTGATTTTTGGTAAAATTGCCGAATTACTGCGGATGCCAGCTGATGAATTTATCAGTGCCCATGATGATTGTGGCGCTCCGACTTATTTGATGCAAATGGGGCAAATTGCGTCATTGTATGCACAGCTTGCTTCTGGTAATAACCTTGATATGGAAAGAATTGTGCGGGCTATGACGCATCACCCCAAGCTGGTTGCCGGAGAAGGTGAATTTGATACAGAACTCATGCGCTTAACTCAAGGAGAGTTAGTAAGTAAGGCTGGTGCAGAAGGTATTCAATGTATTGGTCGTATTGGCGAGGGTATGGGATTGGCAATTAAAGTGATGGATGGGGCAAAGCGGGCTAAATATGCTGTTGCCATTTACCTACTTCAGCAAATGGGTTGGATTAACCCTAGTGTTGCAGAAACTTTGGCAGAATCATTTATGACACTAGGAAAATACAAGCGCCTAGAAGTCGTTGGAGAATTATCCATGTTGTAG